A stretch of Pseudomonas sp. LRP2-20 DNA encodes these proteins:
- a CDS encoding ABC transporter permease, with protein MSAEQLLGLVLDPDLLERYGPRFVDGLLVTAKLVAISFSLGAVLGLLLALARMSRHLLLQRMAAGYIYFFRGSPLLAQLFLLYYGLGSLKGFWQDVGLWWFFREAWFCTLLAFTLNTAAYQAEIFRGSLMAVAPGQYEAAHALNLKRSTTFFKVILPQSLLVAIGPLGNELILMIKASAIASLVTIYDLMGVTKLAFSRSFDFQIYLWAAVLYLVIVELVRRLLKHLEARLGRHLN; from the coding sequence ATGAGTGCCGAACAACTGCTGGGCCTGGTGCTGGACCCGGACCTGCTGGAACGCTACGGCCCGCGTTTCGTCGATGGCCTGCTGGTGACCGCCAAGCTGGTGGCGATCTCCTTCAGCCTGGGCGCCGTGCTCGGCCTGCTGCTGGCCCTGGCGCGCATGTCGCGGCACCTGCTGCTGCAGCGTATGGCGGCGGGCTACATCTACTTCTTCCGCGGCTCGCCGCTGCTGGCACAGCTGTTTCTGCTGTATTACGGCCTGGGTTCGCTCAAGGGCTTCTGGCAGGACGTCGGCCTCTGGTGGTTCTTCCGCGAAGCCTGGTTCTGCACCTTGCTGGCGTTCACCCTGAACACCGCCGCCTACCAGGCCGAGATCTTCCGCGGCAGCCTGATGGCAGTGGCGCCAGGCCAGTACGAAGCGGCACACGCGCTGAACCTGAAGCGCTCGACCACCTTCTTCAAGGTGATCCTGCCGCAATCGTTGCTGGTGGCCATCGGCCCGCTGGGCAACGAGCTGATCCTGATGATCAAGGCCAGCGCCATCGCTTCGCTGGTGACCATCTACGACCTGATGGGCGTGACCAAACTGGCGTTCTCGCGCAGTTTCGACTTCCAGATCTACCTGTGGGCCGCAGTGCTCTACCTGGTGATCGTCGAACTGGTCCGGCGCTTGCTCAAACACCTGGAAGCCCGCCTGGGCCGCCACCTGAACTGA
- a CDS encoding ABC transporter permease: MLDQLSLLSFASGGWGQALLAGALVTVSLALACLPVGLPLGLAVALAARSRKRLPRAWATTFSTVFRGLPELLTLLIIYYGCQIAAQKLLAAMGYEGEFLINTFLAAMIAFSLVFAAFSSEIWLAAFKTLPKGQLEACSALGLSKRTGFFKVVLPQLTRIALPGLSNNWLSLLKDTSLVSTISLVDLMRQTNLAVSVTKEPMFFYGVACLGYLLFSAASGRVFAFIERRSNRHLQGARA; this comes from the coding sequence ATGCTCGATCAATTGTCCTTGCTGTCCTTCGCCAGCGGAGGCTGGGGCCAGGCGTTGCTGGCCGGCGCGCTGGTTACCGTTTCCCTGGCCCTCGCCTGCCTGCCTGTCGGCCTGCCGTTGGGCCTGGCCGTGGCCCTGGCGGCGCGTTCGCGCAAACGCCTGCCACGGGCCTGGGCCACGACCTTCTCCACGGTGTTCCGCGGCCTGCCCGAGCTGCTGACCTTGCTGATCATCTATTACGGCTGCCAGATCGCCGCGCAGAAGCTGCTGGCGGCGATGGGTTATGAAGGCGAGTTCCTGATCAACACCTTCCTCGCCGCAATGATCGCCTTCAGCCTGGTATTCGCAGCGTTCTCCAGCGAAATCTGGCTGGCCGCGTTCAAGACCCTGCCCAAAGGGCAACTGGAGGCCTGCTCGGCACTGGGCCTGAGCAAGCGCACCGGGTTCTTCAAGGTGGTGTTGCCGCAACTGACCCGCATCGCCCTGCCGGGCCTGTCGAACAACTGGCTGTCCCTGCTCAAGGACACCTCGCTGGTGTCGACCATCTCGCTGGTCGACCTGATGCGCCAGACCAACCTGGCGGTCAGCGTGACCAAGGAGCCGATGTTCTTCTATGGCGTGGCCTGCCTGGGTTACCTGCTGTTCTCGGCCGCCTCGGGACGGGTATTCGCCTTTATCGAGCGGCGCAGCAACCGCCACCTGCAAGGAGCACGCGCATGA
- a CDS encoding transporter substrate-binding domain-containing protein, which produces MNKTMALLGACALLLAGNASAETLRFATEGAYPPFNYVDADNQLHGFDIDITHALCEQMKVECTLVAQDWEGIIPALMARKYDAVVASMIDTEERRKKIAFTDHYYRTPLTVAVAKDSKISDAQTRFDGYTVGAQSSSTQAIYAEDVYAKAGADVKLYPTMDEANADLAAGRLDGVIADKFPLHEWMNKNGQDCCKILGDVANTKADAAIAVRKDDDALRQRLNTALAEIVANGTYQKIASKYFAFDIYN; this is translated from the coding sequence ATGAACAAGACCATGGCTTTGCTGGGTGCGTGTGCCCTGCTGCTGGCAGGTAACGCCAGTGCCGAGACCCTGCGCTTCGCCACCGAAGGTGCCTACCCGCCCTTCAATTATGTCGATGCCGATAACCAGCTGCACGGCTTCGACATCGACATCACCCACGCCCTGTGCGAACAGATGAAGGTCGAGTGCACCCTGGTCGCCCAGGACTGGGAGGGCATCATCCCGGCGCTGATGGCGCGCAAGTACGATGCCGTGGTGGCGTCGATGATCGACACCGAGGAACGGCGCAAGAAGATCGCCTTCACCGACCACTACTACCGCACCCCGCTGACTGTCGCGGTGGCCAAGGACAGCAAGATCAGCGACGCCCAGACCCGCTTCGACGGCTATACCGTCGGCGCCCAGTCGTCCTCGACCCAGGCCATCTATGCCGAAGACGTGTACGCCAAGGCTGGCGCCGACGTGAAGCTGTACCCGACCATGGACGAGGCCAACGCCGACCTCGCCGCCGGCCGCCTGGACGGGGTGATTGCCGACAAGTTCCCGCTGCATGAGTGGATGAACAAGAACGGTCAGGACTGCTGCAAGATCCTCGGTGACGTTGCCAACACCAAGGCCGACGCTGCCATTGCCGTGCGCAAGGACGACGATGCCCTGCGCCAGCGGCTGAACACCGCACTGGCCGAGATCGTTGCCAACGGCACCTACCAGAAGATCGCCAGCAAGTACTTTGCCTTCGATATCTACAACTGA
- a CDS encoding MurR/RpiR family transcriptional regulator has translation MSQPIKQRLENSLQGAAASGRKIASYMLANLHELPFQTSASIAAKLGVSESSVGRFCRSLGYAHLKALKQDLQSDLGDGPWLMGDRLQEYRQNEDVSDNAGSLELEMAALVRVHEYRQSDAWHAVAQRLAEKPRVCIAGFQTERGIAMCMSHLLQYLRDGVQLVDGSAGHFGDVLLGRSEATTLVVFEARRYSRHALLLCQKARAAGIPVTLVTDTFCDWADAHADEVFRIPTEFNLFWESTATMLSWVHLMVNEVCKKLGPDVEKRLEATAALHNEFVGYTSWPANKQQ, from the coding sequence ATGAGCCAACCGATCAAGCAACGCCTGGAAAACAGCCTGCAAGGGGCCGCTGCCTCGGGCCGCAAGATCGCCAGCTACATGCTTGCCAACCTGCACGAACTGCCGTTCCAGACCTCGGCCAGCATTGCCGCCAAGCTGGGCGTCAGCGAATCCAGTGTCGGGCGCTTCTGCCGATCCCTCGGTTATGCCCATCTCAAGGCGCTCAAGCAAGACCTGCAGAGCGACCTCGGCGACGGGCCGTGGCTGATGGGGGATCGCCTGCAAGAATATCGCCAGAATGAGGACGTCAGCGACAACGCCGGCAGCCTGGAGCTGGAAATGGCAGCCCTGGTCCGCGTCCACGAATACCGCCAGAGCGACGCCTGGCACGCCGTGGCACAGCGCCTGGCAGAAAAGCCGCGGGTATGCATCGCCGGCTTCCAGACCGAGCGTGGCATCGCCATGTGCATGAGCCACCTGTTGCAATACCTGCGCGACGGCGTGCAACTGGTCGATGGCAGCGCCGGGCACTTCGGCGACGTGCTGCTCGGCCGCAGCGAGGCCACCACGCTGGTGGTGTTCGAGGCCCGCCGCTATTCGCGCCATGCCCTGCTGCTGTGCCAGAAGGCACGCGCCGCCGGCATCCCGGTCACGCTGGTGACCGATACCTTCTGCGACTGGGCCGATGCTCATGCCGACGAAGTGTTCCGCATCCCCACCGAATTCAATCTGTTCTGGGAATCCACCGCAACCATGCTGTCGTGGGTGCACCTGATGGTCAACGAGGTCTGCAAGAAGCTCGGGCCTGATGTTGAAAAACGCTTGGAAGCAACTGCCGCTCTACATAACGAGTTCGTCGGCTACACCTCGTGGCCGGCCAACAAACAACAATAG
- a CDS encoding Ldh family oxidoreductase, with translation MSAPSTSPLVRVPFAELQGLLQAIFQRHGCSEAVAAVLAHNCTSAQRDGAHSHGVFRIPGYVSTLASGWVDGRATPQVTDVAPGYVRVDAAGGFAQPALAAARGLLVEKARSAGIAVLAIHNSHHFAALWPDVEPFADEGLVALSVVNSMTCVVPHGARKPLFGTNPIAFAAPCAGHDPIVFDMATSAMAHGDVQIAARAGQALPEGMGVDAQGQPTTDPKAILEGGALLPFGGHKGSALSMMVELLAAALTGGHFSWEFDWSGHPGAKTPWTGQLIIVIDPSKAEGERFAQRSRELVEHMQGAGLSRMPGERRYREREQAEREGVAVTEQELQGLKALLG, from the coding sequence ATGTCCGCACCTTCCACCAGCCCGCTCGTGCGCGTGCCCTTCGCCGAACTGCAGGGGCTGTTGCAAGCGATCTTCCAGCGCCACGGCTGCAGCGAGGCAGTGGCCGCCGTGCTTGCCCACAACTGCACCAGTGCCCAGCGCGATGGCGCCCACAGCCACGGCGTGTTTCGTATCCCCGGTTACGTTTCGACCCTGGCCAGCGGCTGGGTCGATGGCCGTGCCACGCCGCAGGTGACCGATGTAGCGCCCGGCTACGTGCGCGTGGATGCCGCCGGTGGCTTCGCCCAGCCTGCCCTGGCTGCGGCGCGTGGGTTGCTGGTGGAAAAGGCCCGCAGTGCCGGCATTGCCGTGCTGGCGATCCACAATTCGCACCATTTCGCCGCACTGTGGCCCGATGTCGAGCCGTTTGCAGATGAAGGCCTGGTGGCGTTGAGCGTGGTCAACAGCATGACCTGCGTGGTGCCGCACGGTGCACGCAAACCGTTGTTCGGCACCAACCCGATCGCCTTCGCCGCGCCGTGCGCGGGGCATGATCCGATCGTCTTCGACATGGCCACCAGCGCCATGGCCCACGGCGACGTGCAGATCGCTGCGCGTGCCGGCCAGGCATTGCCCGAAGGCATGGGCGTGGATGCCCAGGGCCAGCCGACCACCGACCCAAAGGCCATTCTCGAAGGCGGCGCGCTGTTGCCGTTTGGCGGGCACAAGGGCTCGGCGCTGTCGATGATGGTCGAGCTGCTGGCGGCGGCGCTGACCGGCGGGCATTTCTCCTGGGAGTTCGACTGGTCGGGGCACCCAGGGGCGAAGACGCCGTGGACCGGGCAATTGATCATCGTCATTGACCCGAGCAAGGCCGAGGGTGAGCGGTTTGCCCAGCGCAGCCGCGAGCTGGTCGAGCACATGCAAGGCGCAGGGCTATCGCGGATGCCGGGCGAGCGGCGCTACCGCGAGCGGGAGCAGGCCGAGCGGGAAGGGGTGGCGGTGACCGAACAAGAGTTGCAAGGCCTGAAGGCATTGCTCGGCTGA
- a CDS encoding aromatic amino acid transaminase — translation MFKHVDAYAGDPILSLMETFKADPRADKVNLSIGLYYDEAGVVPQLAAVDAVEKRIAGQAHEASLYLPMEGLASYRQAIQALLFGADHPAVTGKRVATVQTVGGSGALKVGADFLKRYFPQSEVWVSNPTWDNHRAIFEGAGFKVHTYPYFDQASRGVDFDGMLQALQALPANSIVLLHPCCHNPTGADLEQGQWQQVVEVVKARQLIPFLDIAYQGFGEGLVEDAYAIREMARAGVPCLVSNSFSKIFSLYGERVGGLSVVCDDEATTQSVLGQLKATVRRNYSSPPNFGAQLVAGVLGDAELNAQWAAEVEVMRKRILDMRQALVDALAVLLPGQDFQFFLRQRGMFSYTGFSVEQVRRLRDEFGVYLIDSGRVCMSGLRPANLQRVAEAFAAVQK, via the coding sequence GTGTTCAAACATGTCGATGCCTATGCCGGCGACCCGATCCTCTCGTTGATGGAAACCTTCAAGGCCGACCCGCGCGCCGACAAGGTCAACCTGAGTATCGGCCTGTATTACGATGAGGCCGGTGTGGTGCCGCAGCTGGCAGCGGTCGATGCGGTGGAAAAACGCATCGCGGGCCAGGCCCATGAAGCCTCGCTGTACCTGCCGATGGAAGGCCTGGCCAGCTACCGCCAGGCGATCCAGGCGCTGCTGTTCGGTGCCGACCACCCGGCCGTGACCGGCAAGCGCGTGGCCACCGTGCAGACCGTTGGCGGTTCCGGTGCGCTGAAAGTCGGCGCCGACTTCCTCAAGCGCTACTTCCCGCAGTCGGAAGTCTGGGTCAGCAACCCGACCTGGGACAACCACCGCGCCATCTTCGAAGGTGCCGGGTTCAAGGTGCACACCTACCCGTACTTCGACCAGGCCAGCCGTGGCGTCGACTTCGACGGCATGTTGCAGGCCCTGCAGGCCCTGCCAGCCAACAGCATCGTGCTGCTGCACCCGTGCTGCCACAACCCCACCGGTGCCGACCTCGAGCAGGGCCAATGGCAACAAGTGGTGGAAGTGGTCAAGGCACGCCAACTGATTCCGTTCCTCGACATCGCCTACCAGGGCTTCGGCGAAGGCCTGGTGGAAGACGCCTACGCCATCCGCGAAATGGCCCGTGCCGGCGTGCCGTGCCTGGTCAGCAACTCGTTCTCCAAGATCTTCTCGCTGTACGGCGAGCGGGTAGGGGGCCTGTCGGTGGTCTGTGACGACGAAGCCACCACCCAGAGCGTGCTCGGCCAGCTCAAGGCCACCGTGCGTCGCAACTACTCCAGCCCACCCAACTTCGGGGCCCAGCTGGTGGCTGGCGTGCTCGGCGATGCCGAACTCAACGCCCAGTGGGCGGCAGAAGTGGAAGTGATGCGCAAGCGTATCCTCGACATGCGCCAGGCGCTGGTCGATGCATTGGCGGTACTGCTGCCAGGCCAGGACTTCCAGTTCTTCCTGCGCCAGCGCGGCATGTTCAGCTACACCGGTTTCAGCGTCGAGCAGGTCCGCCGCCTGCGTGACGAGTTCGGCGTGTACCTGATCGACAGCGGCCGGGTGTGCATGTCCGGCTTGCGTCCGGCCAACCTGCAACGGGTTGCCGAAGCCTTCGCTGCCGTACAGAAGTAA
- a CDS encoding serine/threonine transporter: MNEQAPSVEQRFVESTPATLGSWSRNDTTWMLGLFGTAIGAGTLFLPINAGLGGFWPLLILAALAFPMTYFSHRGLTRFVLSGRSGGDITEVVEEHFGIKAGALITVLYFFAIFPILLIYSVALTNTVSSFMEHQLHMVPPPRAILSFVLILGLLAIVRCGEQATVKVMSLLVYPFIVALGLLGLYLIPHWTGGILDSATQVPSGTAFLHTLWLAIPVMVFSFNHSPIISAFAVDQKRSYGEHADERSGQILRRAHLLMVVMVLFFVFSCVLTLSSAQLAEAKAQNLSILSYLANHFSNPTIAFAAPLIAFVAIAKSFLGHYIGASEGLKGIIAKTGARPGAKALDRLVAALMLVVCWIVATLNPSILGMIESLGGPILAVLLFLMPMYAIRRVPSMRKYSGALSNVFVVVIGLVALTSVVYGLIG, encoded by the coding sequence ATGAATGAGCAGGCCCCAAGCGTTGAACAACGCTTTGTAGAATCGACCCCCGCCACCCTCGGCAGCTGGTCGCGTAACGACACTACCTGGATGCTGGGCCTGTTCGGCACAGCCATCGGCGCAGGCACCTTGTTCCTGCCGATCAACGCCGGCCTCGGCGGCTTCTGGCCGCTGCTGATCCTGGCCGCGCTGGCGTTCCCGATGACCTATTTCTCCCACCGTGGCCTGACTCGCTTCGTGCTGTCCGGGCGCAGTGGCGGTGACATCACCGAAGTGGTCGAAGAGCATTTCGGCATCAAGGCCGGTGCGTTGATCACCGTGCTGTACTTCTTTGCGATCTTCCCGATCCTGCTTATCTATAGCGTGGCCCTGACCAACACCGTCAGCAGCTTCATGGAGCACCAGCTGCACATGGTGCCTCCACCCCGCGCGATCCTGTCGTTCGTGCTGATCCTCGGCCTGCTGGCGATCGTGCGCTGCGGCGAGCAGGCCACGGTCAAGGTCATGAGCTTGCTGGTGTACCCGTTCATCGTTGCCTTGGGCCTGCTCGGCCTGTACCTGATCCCGCACTGGACCGGTGGCATCCTCGACAGCGCCACACAGGTGCCGTCGGGCACGGCCTTCCTGCACACCCTGTGGCTGGCCATCCCGGTAATGGTGTTCTCGTTCAACCATTCGCCGATCATTTCTGCCTTCGCCGTCGACCAGAAGCGCAGCTATGGCGAGCACGCCGACGAGCGCAGTGGCCAGATCCTGCGCCGTGCCCACCTGTTGATGGTGGTGATGGTGCTGTTCTTCGTGTTCAGCTGCGTGCTCACCCTGAGCAGCGCCCAGCTGGCCGAAGCCAAGGCGCAGAACCTGTCGATCCTGTCGTACCTGGCCAACCACTTCAGCAACCCGACCATTGCCTTTGCCGCGCCGCTGATCGCCTTCGTCGCCATTGCCAAGTCGTTCCTCGGCCACTACATCGGCGCCAGTGAAGGCCTCAAGGGCATCATTGCCAAGACCGGCGCACGCCCGGGTGCCAAAGCCCTGGACCGCCTGGTCGCCGCACTGATGCTGGTGGTCTGCTGGATCGTCGCCACCCTCAACCCAAGCATCCTCGGCATGATCGAATCGCTCGGTGGCCCGATCCTCGCCGTGCTGCTGTTCTTGATGCCGATGTACGCCATCCGTCGCGTGCCATCGATGCGCAAGTACAGCGGTGCACTGTCGAACGTGTTCGTGGTGGTGATCGGCCTGGTTGCGCTGACCTCGGTGGTGTACGGCCTGATCGGCTGA
- the tpx gene encoding thiol peroxidase — protein MAQVTLKGNPVQVKGNLPQAGAQAPAFSLVGEGLADKSLKDYAGKRKVLNIFPSVDTPTCATSVRKFNAQANDVANTVVLCISADLPFAQARFCGAEGLDNVKNLSTLRGREFLENYGVAIADGPLAGLAARAVVVLDENDKVLHSELVGEIADEPNYDAALAVLK, from the coding sequence ATGGCTCAAGTGACTCTCAAAGGCAACCCGGTTCAGGTCAAAGGCAACCTGCCACAGGCCGGCGCCCAGGCTCCGGCTTTCTCCCTGGTCGGTGAAGGCCTGGCTGACAAGTCGCTGAAGGACTACGCCGGCAAGCGCAAGGTGCTGAACATCTTCCCAAGCGTCGACACCCCGACCTGCGCCACGTCCGTGCGCAAGTTCAACGCCCAGGCCAACGACGTGGCCAACACCGTGGTGCTGTGCATCTCGGCCGACCTGCCATTCGCCCAGGCGCGCTTCTGCGGTGCCGAAGGCCTGGATAACGTGAAGAACCTGTCGACCCTGCGTGGCCGCGAGTTCCTCGAGAACTACGGCGTCGCCATCGCCGACGGCCCGCTGGCCGGCCTGGCTGCCCGTGCCGTGGTGGTGCTGGACGAGAACGACAAGGTGCTGCACAGCGAGCTGGTTGGCGAAATCGCTGACGAGCCGAACTACGATGCAGCCCTGGCTGTACTGAAGTAA
- a CDS encoding MdtA/MuxA family multidrug efflux RND transporter periplasmic adaptor subunit — MQVSNSRSPRRWLVGLLILLLVALLAWWLWPAATPAHKAAGGGRGGKGMGMGMGGRPGFGGSTDPVPVRVEPVRVGDFPLYYKALGTVTATNTVNVRSRVAGELVKILFKEGQQVKAGDLLAEIDPRPYRIALQQAEGTLAQNQAQLKNAQVDLARYKGLYAQDSIAKQTLDTAEAQVAQFQGLVKTNQAQVNDARLNLDFTQIRAPISGRVGLRQLDLGNLVAANDTTALVVITQTEPISVAFTLPETELNTVLDRYRSGASLPVEAWDRTDSKLQSTGVLGSIDNQIDTTTGTLKFKGRFENKDQALFPNQFVNVRLLADTLKQVVMAPAAAVQFGNDGTFAYVVNEQSTVNIRKLKVGASDGQNSVILDGLKAGERLVLEGTDRLREGTKVEVVEDSSQVPTTPGQHLQGQDAKGSAQADEAPSGKTAAKAGA, encoded by the coding sequence ATGCAAGTGTCCAATTCCCGATCCCCTCGTCGCTGGCTCGTCGGCCTGCTGATCCTGCTGCTGGTGGCCCTGCTGGCCTGGTGGCTGTGGCCCGCGGCAACGCCTGCCCACAAAGCGGCCGGTGGAGGGCGTGGCGGCAAAGGCATGGGCATGGGGATGGGCGGCCGGCCTGGTTTCGGCGGCTCCACCGACCCGGTGCCGGTACGCGTCGAGCCGGTGCGCGTGGGTGACTTCCCCCTCTACTACAAGGCGCTGGGCACGGTCACTGCGACCAACACGGTGAATGTGCGCAGCCGTGTGGCAGGCGAGCTGGTGAAGATCCTCTTCAAGGAGGGCCAGCAGGTCAAGGCCGGCGACCTGCTCGCCGAAATCGACCCACGACCTTACCGGATCGCCCTGCAGCAGGCCGAAGGCACCCTGGCGCAGAACCAGGCGCAATTGAAGAACGCCCAGGTCGACCTGGCGCGTTACAAGGGCCTGTACGCCCAGGACAGCATCGCCAAACAGACCCTCGACACCGCAGAAGCCCAGGTCGCGCAGTTCCAGGGGCTGGTCAAGACCAACCAGGCCCAGGTCAACGATGCCCGCCTGAACCTCGACTTCACTCAGATCCGTGCGCCGATCAGCGGCCGCGTAGGCCTGCGCCAGCTCGACCTGGGTAACCTGGTGGCGGCCAACGACACTACCGCCCTGGTGGTGATCACCCAGACCGAGCCGATCAGTGTTGCCTTCACCTTGCCCGAAACCGAGCTGAACACCGTGCTCGACCGTTACCGCAGCGGCGCCAGCCTGCCCGTCGAGGCCTGGGACCGCACCGACAGCAAGCTGCAGTCCACCGGCGTGCTGGGCAGCATCGACAACCAGATCGACACCACCACCGGCACCCTCAAGTTCAAGGGCCGCTTCGAGAACAAGGACCAGGCGCTGTTCCCCAACCAGTTCGTCAACGTGCGCCTGCTGGCCGACACCCTCAAGCAGGTGGTGATGGCTCCGGCAGCGGCCGTGCAGTTCGGGAACGACGGCACCTTCGCCTATGTGGTCAACGAGCAGAGCACGGTCAATATCCGCAAGCTCAAGGTCGGCGCCAGCGATGGCCAGAACAGCGTCATCCTCGACGGGCTCAAGGCAGGCGAACGCCTGGTGCTGGAAGGCACCGACCGCCTGCGCGAAGGCACCAAGGTCGAAGTGGTCGAAGACAGCTCGCAAGTGCCGACCACCCCAGGCCAGCACCTGCAGGGCCAGGACGCCAAGGGTTCGGCCCAGGCCGATGAAGCGCCTTCCGGCAAAACGGCAGCCAAGGCGGGCGCATGA